In one Dehalococcoidia bacterium genomic region, the following are encoded:
- a CDS encoding FxLYD domain-containing protein encodes MLPILFLLLVSVLALATGNASIIPDKPILFLLLVSVLAGSRHAVADAGVTLLSSSSFTDSIGAFHVVGEVRNDTGQAIEFVNIIGTFTDSAGNFLATEDTFTTLDVLAAGDIAPFDLLLTTPPAGISQYSLQTQWEPASDVPFQGISLVGDARVSLDSIGFTHIAGQVRNDGSAPAKFVQIIATFYAADGTVVGTDFTFASLDTIQPGQVSPYELVTEPTRPYSNYRLQVQAESS; translated from the coding sequence GTGCTGCCAATTCTCTTTCTGCTGCTGGTGTCGGTGCTCGCCCTCGCAACCGGAAACGCAAGCATAATCCCGGACAAGCCAATTCTCTTTCTGCTGCTGGTGTCGGTGCTCGCCGGCAGCAGGCACGCGGTTGCCGATGCTGGGGTCACTCTGCTCAGCTCGTCCAGCTTCACGGACTCGATCGGTGCTTTTCACGTCGTCGGCGAAGTCAGAAACGACACTGGGCAAGCCATCGAGTTTGTCAATATCATCGGAACGTTTACCGACTCAGCAGGAAATTTTCTTGCCACGGAAGACACGTTCACGACGTTAGACGTCCTCGCAGCGGGAGACATCGCTCCATTCGATCTCCTTCTCACGACTCCGCCTGCTGGAATCAGCCAATACTCCTTGCAGACTCAATGGGAGCCGGCCTCAGATGTGCCGTTTCAGGGCATCTCGCTGGTGGGCGACGCTCGTGTGAGCCTGGATTCGATAGGCTTCACGCATATTGCCGGCCAGGTGCGGAATGATGGCAGCGCGCCGGCAAAGTTCGTGCAGATCATTGCAACTTTCTATGCGGCGGACGGCACGGTGGTTGGCACGGACTTTACCTTCGCCTCTCTTGATACTATCCAACCCGGCCAGGTCTCTCCGTACGAACTGGTCACGGAACCGACACGGCCGTACTCAAACTACCGACTGCAAGTTCAGGCCGAGAGTAGCTGA
- a CDS encoding ABC transporter ATP-binding protein — MAGDAAARAGTAGQTPADGAVPALAVERIVAGYHGSEVLHGINLVVPPGGAVLLLGPNGAGKSTTLATISGLLRPRAGRVLLAGRDVSGLPAHERARLGVAHVPEGRRIFRRQTVAENLLIGADFCGHDRAWRNEAFAWVFDLFPVLARKRGHTASTLSGGEQQMLAVAQAMMSRPRLLLLDEPSAGLAPALVKQLMERVRLLHERGIALLMVEQVVASALAIADYVYVLRDGQIVAEGPAAAMQQAELESRYLAATL; from the coding sequence TTGGCGGGTGATGCAGCCGCACGGGCAGGCACCGCGGGGCAGACACCGGCCGACGGCGCGGTGCCGGCGCTGGCCGTCGAGCGCATCGTCGCCGGCTACCACGGCAGCGAGGTGCTGCACGGCATCAATCTCGTCGTGCCGCCGGGCGGCGCCGTGCTGCTGCTGGGGCCGAACGGCGCGGGTAAGTCCACGACGCTGGCGACGATCTCCGGCCTGCTGCGGCCGCGCGCCGGCAGGGTGCTGCTGGCCGGCCGCGATGTGAGCGGCCTGCCGGCGCACGAGCGGGCGCGGCTGGGCGTCGCCCATGTGCCGGAGGGACGGCGCATCTTCCGCCGCCAGACGGTCGCGGAGAACCTGCTGATCGGCGCCGACTTCTGCGGGCACGACCGCGCCTGGCGCAACGAGGCGTTCGCCTGGGTCTTCGACCTCTTTCCCGTGCTGGCGCGCAAGCGCGGTCACACCGCCTCCACGCTCAGCGGCGGCGAGCAGCAGATGCTGGCGGTGGCGCAGGCGATGATGAGCCGGCCGCGCCTGCTGCTGCTGGACGAGCCCTCGGCCGGGCTGGCGCCGGCGCTGGTAAAGCAACTGATGGAGCGGGTGCGGCTGCTGCACGAGCGCGGCATCGCCCTGCTGATGGTGGAGCAGGTGGTCGCCAGCGCCCTCGCCATCGCCGACTACGTCTACGTGCTGCGCGACGGCCAGATCGTGGCCGAAGGGCCGGCCGCGGCGATGCAGCAGGCCGAGCTGGAGAGCCGCTACCTGGCCGCGACGTTGTAG
- a CDS encoding AtzG-like protein, which produces MAEAQQSDDREAALVEAMLGVVEQTHGPLDEAAREQLREGLKRTRAAAAALYAYPLSNADEPGTVFHPLRAD; this is translated from the coding sequence ATGGCAGAGGCGCAGCAGAGCGATGACCGCGAGGCGGCGCTGGTCGAGGCCATGCTCGGCGTCGTCGAGCAGACGCATGGACCGCTGGACGAGGCGGCACGCGAGCAACTGCGCGAGGGACTGAAGCGCACGCGTGCGGCCGCGGCCGCCCTCTACGCCTATCCCCTGAGCAACGCCGACGAGCCGGGCACGGTTTTCCATCCCTTGCGCGCGGATTGA